The window TGCCCCCAACACGAAAATCCGCGTCCGGTCGCTCGACGACGTCCACAACATGCAGGAGCAGTCGATCGATCTCGTCGTGATGAACTCGGTCGCGCAATACATGGCGCCGGACGAGCTCGACGCCGCGCTCCTCAACTTCCGCCGCATCCTGAAGCCCTCCGGCAAGCTGGTGCTCGGCGACATCCTCCAGCCCAATGTCGGCATGTTCCGGGACGTCACAGCGCTACTCAGCTTCGGCCTGCGTCACGGTTTTTTGAAAGATGCGCTGATCGGGCTGATCAGCACCGCACTGTCGGATTACCGTCAGCTGCGCACGCGCATCGGGCTGCAGCGCTACAGTGAGGAGGAGATCACCGCCAAGCTCAAGGCGGCCGGCTTTGCGGTCCAGCGCGCTCACCGCAATCTCGGCCACAATAGCTGGCGCATGACGTTCGTCGCGCGGCCGCCGTTAGTTCGGTAAACCTCTCGGATTCGGTAAGCTTCCTGAATTCGTTAAGCATAACGTCTGCCTGAGGTGGCTTGTCGCACCCCGATCAGTAATGATCGCCGCGGCCCGGTGGCGGAAGTGTCTACGCGAGGGCGATGCATCGCTCTTTATCCTGGTTCAAATCCAGGCCGGGTCTCCACGCTTCGCCCCTGCGGGGCTACGCGTGGCGGAGCCACGCGAGGCCCGAAGGGGCGAAGCGTGTCCGGCGTAGCTGAGCGAAGCGCAAGCGAAGGCGGACTGGCCGCCCAATCCTCAATCAGCCTCAACCACATTGCGCTCCGACAGCAGCCGCAGCCGGTCGGCATCCTTCGCTGCGGAGGTGATGACGGCATCGAGCAGACCCGGAAAGCGTGCGTCCAGATCATCGCGGCGCAGCCGCACAAAGCGGTTGGTGCCGGCGACGCGGGTCTGCATCAGACCGCATTCGCGTAGCTTGGCGAAGTGATAGGCGAGATTCGACTTGCCGCTGAGCGCGTTGAAGTCGCCGCAGCACAGCTCGCCGCTGACAGGTTCCTGCTGGGCGAGCTGGTACACAATCGCCAATCTGATCGGATCGCTGAGGCAATCCAGGACCATCGGCAGTTCGATCTGCTCGCGGGTGGGGTGAGGAGGCGTGCGGCTCATGGTCTGAAGAGCATAGCGAAATGGGCTCGATGTTCAATAGTTCTTGAACCAATTGACTCCTGACCGGGTCCACCGTAGTTCAATAAACGTTGAACATAGGAAATTCTCGGATGAGCGTATTCTGGCTGGCACTGGCGGCCTTTGCGATCGGCACGGAAGGCTTTGTCATTGCTGGGCTTTTGCCGTCTATCGCAACCGACCTGGCGATTTCTGTCCCCGCCGCCGGCCAGTTGGTCACGGCCTACGCCCTCACCTATGCGATCGGCTCCCCGATCCTGGCGGTGACGCTGAACAATATCGACCGCCGCACCGTGCTGGCCCTGGCGCTATCGACCTTCATCGCCGGAAACCTCGCGGCGATGGTGGCGTCGAATTACGCCCTGTTGCTGGCCTCGCGCATGCTGATGGCGCTGGGCTCCGGGCTGTGCATGCCGACCGCGCTGGCCGTATCCGTGGCCGTCGCCGCGCCGGAGCGACGCGGCCGTGCGGTGGCACTCGTCACCTCAGGCCTCACGATTGCGACCGTCATCGGCGTTCCCCTCGGCAATCTCGTCGGCAGCCTGCTCGGCTGGCGTGCGACCTTTGCTATGGTCGCCCTGATCGGCGCCGTTGCGCTCGCCGGTCTCTTGCTCGGCCTGCCCCGCGGCCTGCCGCGCAACACGGCCTCGCTCAGCGATCGGCTGGCGGTGGCGCGTCACCGCAATGTCCTGACGGCGCTTCTGATCACGATTTTATGGGCGCTCGGCGGCTTCACCGTGTTCACCTATTTCGCGGTCCCGCTGCGTGGCCTTGGATTCGACGCGTCGCAGATCAGCCTCGCGTTGCTGGTGTTCGGCGGCGCCGCCGCGATCGGCAACATGCTCGGCGGCGTCCTGGCGGACCGGCTCGGCACGCTCGCGACGGCAGGTCTCGGCCTTGCCGGCATGGCCAGCGCGCTGATCCTGCATTCGCTGGTCCTGAAGCTGATGCCGGGACAGGCGCATTATGCGGTGCTGGGCGCGATCTTCCTCTGGGGCATCTCGGGATGGGCGTTCTACCCGGCCCAGGTCGCCAGCATCATCCGGATCGAGCCGCAGGCCTCGATGATCGCGCTCTCGCTCAACGCCTCGGCTATGTATCTCGGCTTTGCGATCGGCGGAGCCGTGGGAGGCGCCGTGCTTGCGGCGTGGAGCCCGGCCGATCTCGGCTGGGTCGGCGGATTAAGCGTTTCGGCGGCTGTTCTGGTGCATCTCGCCCGCGGCTGGCAGGCCCGGCCAAAACCGGTCAAAATTGCCGGTTGATGGGCGTTTTTCGGGGTTTCGCCGCCCCGAAAACTGGTCTAAGACCCACCCGCGCGCGAGGGGGGACCACCGCGCTCTCGGCCAAAGGGACGCGCAGCAGGCGCGCCCTTTTTTTGTGCCCAAATTCCACTTCGGCGAGAGTTGATGCCCAAACGTACAGACATCACCACCATCCTGATCATCGGCGCCGGTCCCATCGTGATCGGCCAGGCCTGCGAGTTCGACTATTCGGGCACCCAGGCGGTGAAAACGCTGAAGGAAGAGGGCTATCGCATCGTCCTCGTCAATTCCAATCCGGCCACCATCATGACCGACCCGGAATTGGCCGATGCGACCTATATCGAGCCGATCACGCCCGAGATCGTCGCAAAGATCATCGAGAAGGAACGTCACGTCATCGCCGGCGGCTTCGCGCTGCTGCCGACCATGGGCGGACAGACCGCGCTGAACTGCGCGCTGTCGCTGCGCCAGCAGGGCACGCTCGACAAGTTCGACGTCGAGATGATCGGCGCCACCGCGGACGCGATCGACAAGGCCGAGGACCGCCAGCTGTTCCGCGAGGCCATGACCAAGATCGGGCTCGAGACGCCGAAGTCGCGGCTCGCCAACGCCTCCGCCCTGAAGAAGTCCTTCCGCGACAAGTACCAGGCCGATCGCGCAAAGGCATCGGGCGCAGAGCTCGCAGAGCTGGAGCGGCAGTGGACGCTCGGCGAGAGCGACCGCCGCAAGCGCTACCAGGAATATGCGCTCGGCCAGGCGCTGATGGCGCTCTCCGAGATCGGCCTGCCCGCGATCATCCGGCCGTCCTTCACCATGGGCGGCACCGGCGGCGGCATTGCCTACAACAAGGAAGAGTTCCTCGATATCATCGAGCGCGGCCTGGATGCGTCTCCCACCAACGAAGTGCTGATCGAAGAATCCGTGCTCGGCTGGAAAGAGTACGAGATGGAGGTGGTGCGCGACAAGAAGGACAATTGCATCATCGTCTGCTCGATCGAGAACCTCGATCCGATGGGCGTGCACACCGGCGATTCCATCACGGTGGCGCCGGCCCTGACGCTGACCGACAAGGAATACCAGATCATGCGCGACGCCTCGCTGGCGGTGCTGCGCGAGATCGGCGTCGAGACCGGCGGCTCCAACGTGCAGTTCGGCGTCAACCCCGAGGACGGCCGCATGGTCGTCATCGAGATGAATCCACGCGTGTCGCGTTCCTCCGCCCTGGCTTCGAAAGCCACCGGCTTTCCGATAGCAAAGGTCGCCGCCAAGCTTGCGGTCGGCTACACGCTCGACGAAATCGCCAACGACATCACCGGCGGCGCCACGCCGGCCTCGTTCGAGCCGACCATCGACTATGTCGTCACCAAGGTGCCGCGTTTCGCTTTCGAGAAATTCCCCGGCGCCTCCACCACGCTGACCACGTCGATGAAGTCGGTCGGCGAAGTCATGGCGATCGGCCGCACCTTCCAGGAAAGCCTTCAGAAGGCCTTGCGCGGGCTCGAGACCGGACTCACCGGCCTCGACGAGATCGAGATCGAAGGTCTCGGCCGCGACGACGACAAGAATGCGATCCGCGCGGCGCTCGGCACGCCGACACCGAACCGGCTGCTCCAGGTCGCGCAGGCGATGCGGCTCGGCTGGTCGGACGAGGAGATCTTCAATTCCTGCAAGATCGATCCGTGGTTCCTCAGCGAGATGCGCGGCATCGTCGACATGGAAGCGAAGGTCCGCAAGAACGGTCTGCCGGGCAACGCCTTTGGCATGCGCACGCTCAAGGCCATGGGCTTCTCCGATGCCCGGCTCGCGGTGATCGCGGAGACGACGGAGGCGGAGGTCACGGCGAAGCGCCACGCACTCGGCGTTCGCCCGGTCTACAAGCGCATCGACACCTGCGCGGCCGAGTTCGCTTCGCCCACCGCCTACATGTACTCGACCTATGAGGCGCCGTTCGCGGGCATGCCTGCGGACGAGAGCTCGCCGTCCGACAAGAAGAAGGTCATCATTCTCGGCGGCGGCCCGAACCGCATCGGCCAGGGAATCGAATTCGACTATTGCTGCTGTCACGCCTGCTTCGCGCTGCACGACGCCGGCTACGAATCCATCATGGTCAACTGCAACCCGGAGACGGTGTCGACCGACTACGACACTGCCGACCGGCTCTATTTCGAGCCGCTCACCGCCGAGGACGTGCTGGAGATCATCGCAAAGGAACGCACGAACGGCACGCTGCATGGCGTGATCGTGCAGTTCGGCGGCCAGACACCGCTCAAGCTCGCACGTGCGCTGGAAGCCGCCGAAGTGCCGATCCTCGGCACCTCGCCCGACGCCATCGACCTTGCGGAAGACCGCGACCGCTTCAAGCGGGTGCTCGACAAGCTGCGGCTGAAGCAGCCCAAGAACGGCATCGCCTATTCGGTCGAGCAAGCGCGGCTGGTCGCGACCGATCTCGGCCTGCCGCTGGTGGTGCGCCCGTCCTACGTGCTCGGCGGCCGCGCGATGCAAATCATCCGCGAGGAGAACCAGCTCAGCGATTACCTGCTCGGCACCTTGCCGGAGCTGGTGCCGGGCGACGTCAAGGCCCGCTACCCGAACGACAAGACCGGCCAGATCAACACCGTGCTCGGCAAGAACCCGCTGCTGTTCGACCGCTATCTCTCCGATGCGACCGAGATCGACGTCGACTGCCTCTGCGACGGCAAGGACACCTTCATCGTCGGCATCATGGAGCACATCGAGGAAGCCGGCATTCATTCCGGCGACAGCGCCTGCTCGCTGCCGCCGCACTCGCTGGACGACAAGATGATAGAGGAGCTGGAGCGGCAGACCCGCGAGCTGGCGCTCGGCCTCGACGTCGTCGGCCTCATGAACGTGCAATACGCCATCAAGGATGGCGAGATCTACGTGCTCGAAGTCAATCCGCGCGCCTCGCGAACGGTACCCTTTGTCGCCAAGGTGGTCGGCACGCCGGTCGCGAAGATCGCGGCGCGTATCATGGCCGGCGAGAAGCTTGCCGATTTCAAGCTGAAGAAGGCGAACTTCGACCATGTCGGCGTAAAGGAATCGGTGTTTCCGTTCGCCCGCTTCCCCGGTGTCGATACCGTGCTCGGCCCCGAGATGCGCTCGACCGGCGAGGTCATGGGCATCGACCGCTCCTTCGCGGTGGCGTTCGCCAAGAGCCAGCTCGGCGGCGGCACGCGGGTGCCGCGCAAGGGCACGGTGTTCGTCTCGGTTCGCGAGAGCGACAAGACGCGCATCACCGAGGCCGTTCGCGAGCTGCATTCGCTCGGCTTCAAGGTGCTGGCGACGTCGGGCACGGCCCGCTTCCTGACCGACCAGGGCATCCCGACCGAGAAGGTGAACAAGGTGCTGGAGGGCCGGCCGCACATCGTCGACGCCATCACCAATGGCGAGGTCCAACTCGTCTTCAACACCACCGAAGGCCCGCAGGCGCTCGCCGACAGCCGTTCGTTGCGGCGCGCGGCCCTCTTGCATAAAGTGCCGTATTACACCACTCTTTCCGGGGCCGTGGCGGCCGCGCAGGGCATCCGCGCCTATCTGGGCGGGGACCTTGAGGTTAGGACCCTGCAGAGCTACTTTTCGGAAACCTGATCGCGAGCGGGAGGCCCAACCTTCCGCTAAGTGATTGGCGATGAAGCCACTATGGCCGGAGGAACTGTCCGGCCATATGGTTGTTCTGTTCCGGCGCCAAGCCCATATGAACGTTCGGCGGCACGCGCGTTGAGCCCCCGGACAGACTGACGAATCAAGTTGCGTGCGCGTTGACATGTCAGGGCGCGCGCGACCGAAGGACGAGAGAAGAGATGGAAAAGGTACCGATGACTGCGGGCGGCTTTGCCGCGCTCGGGGAAGAACTGAAGAAGCGCCAGTCGGAGGACCGTCCGCGGATCATCGAGCATATCGCCGAGGCGCGCTCGCACGGCGACCTGTCGGAGAACGCGGAATACCACGCCGCGAAGGAAGAGCAGTCCCACAATGAAGGCCGCATCGCCGAGCTCGAGGACAAGCTCGCGCGCGCCGACATCATCGACATCTCGAAGCTGTCCGGCGACACCATCAAGTTCGGCGCGACCGTGACTCTGGTCGACGAGGACACCGAAAAGAAGACGGTGTGGCAGATCGTCGGCGAGGTCGAGGCCGACGCCAAGAAGGGCCGCATCTCCATCACCTCGCCGCTCGCGCGCGCGCTGATCGGCAAGAAGAAGGGTTCAACCGTCGAGGTCAACGCACCCGGCGGCGCCAAGGCTTATGAGATCACCAAGGTGGAGTGGCGGTAACGATTTGCCGTTGCATGTGATTTGAAAAAGGCCGCGCACTGCGCGGCCTTTTCTGTATCCGCGTGTTGCTCGCAATGACGGAGGGGACGCTACCTTCGTCCCCTCACGTCCAGCGGCACGGCCGCCTCGTATTTCGAATTGTGCAGCACCAGCGAGGTCCGCACGTTGCGGACGTGCGGGGCGGCGGTCAAATGGGTGACGAAATCCTGGAAGGTGGCCATGTCGGGTGCGACGCATTTCAGGATGAAATCGACTTCGCCCGACAACATCCAGCACTCGCGCACCAGCGGCTCGGCGCGGACGAACTCCTCGAACGCGCGCAAATC of the Bradyrhizobium sp. WSM1417 genome contains:
- a CDS encoding helix-turn-helix transcriptional regulator; the protein is MSRTPPHPTREQIELPMVLDCLSDPIRLAIVYQLAQQEPVSGELCCGDFNALSGKSNLAYHFAKLRECGLMQTRVAGTNRFVRLRRDDLDARFPGLLDAVITSAAKDADRLRLLSERNVVEAD
- a CDS encoding MFS transporter, which translates into the protein MSVFWLALAAFAIGTEGFVIAGLLPSIATDLAISVPAAGQLVTAYALTYAIGSPILAVTLNNIDRRTVLALALSTFIAGNLAAMVASNYALLLASRMLMALGSGLCMPTALAVSVAVAAPERRGRAVALVTSGLTIATVIGVPLGNLVGSLLGWRATFAMVALIGAVALAGLLLGLPRGLPRNTASLSDRLAVARHRNVLTALLITILWALGGFTVFTYFAVPLRGLGFDASQISLALLVFGGAAAIGNMLGGVLADRLGTLATAGLGLAGMASALILHSLVLKLMPGQAHYAVLGAIFLWGISGWAFYPAQVASIIRIEPQASMIALSLNASAMYLGFAIGGAVGGAVLAAWSPADLGWVGGLSVSAAVLVHLARGWQARPKPVKIAG
- the greA gene encoding transcription elongation factor GreA, encoding MEKVPMTAGGFAALGEELKKRQSEDRPRIIEHIAEARSHGDLSENAEYHAAKEEQSHNEGRIAELEDKLARADIIDISKLSGDTIKFGATVTLVDEDTEKKTVWQIVGEVEADAKKGRISITSPLARALIGKKKGSTVEVNAPGGAKAYEITKVEWR
- a CDS encoding class I SAM-dependent methyltransferase, which encodes MDDWIDYYDSTHTIYVSKLHRDLHFQIIARDIIGYISSPEATVLDYACGEALSASQVAAACGKLILTEPAPGVRGRLIARFAPNTKIRVRSLDDVHNMQEQSIDLVVMNSVAQYMAPDELDAALLNFRRILKPSGKLVLGDILQPNVGMFRDVTALLSFGLRHGFLKDALIGLISTALSDYRQLRTRIGLQRYSEEEITAKLKAAGFAVQRAHRNLGHNSWRMTFVARPPLVR
- the carB gene encoding carbamoyl-phosphate synthase large subunit, which produces MPKRTDITTILIIGAGPIVIGQACEFDYSGTQAVKTLKEEGYRIVLVNSNPATIMTDPELADATYIEPITPEIVAKIIEKERHVIAGGFALLPTMGGQTALNCALSLRQQGTLDKFDVEMIGATADAIDKAEDRQLFREAMTKIGLETPKSRLANASALKKSFRDKYQADRAKASGAELAELERQWTLGESDRRKRYQEYALGQALMALSEIGLPAIIRPSFTMGGTGGGIAYNKEEFLDIIERGLDASPTNEVLIEESVLGWKEYEMEVVRDKKDNCIIVCSIENLDPMGVHTGDSITVAPALTLTDKEYQIMRDASLAVLREIGVETGGSNVQFGVNPEDGRMVVIEMNPRVSRSSALASKATGFPIAKVAAKLAVGYTLDEIANDITGGATPASFEPTIDYVVTKVPRFAFEKFPGASTTLTTSMKSVGEVMAIGRTFQESLQKALRGLETGLTGLDEIEIEGLGRDDDKNAIRAALGTPTPNRLLQVAQAMRLGWSDEEIFNSCKIDPWFLSEMRGIVDMEAKVRKNGLPGNAFGMRTLKAMGFSDARLAVIAETTEAEVTAKRHALGVRPVYKRIDTCAAEFASPTAYMYSTYEAPFAGMPADESSPSDKKKVIILGGGPNRIGQGIEFDYCCCHACFALHDAGYESIMVNCNPETVSTDYDTADRLYFEPLTAEDVLEIIAKERTNGTLHGVIVQFGGQTPLKLARALEAAEVPILGTSPDAIDLAEDRDRFKRVLDKLRLKQPKNGIAYSVEQARLVATDLGLPLVVRPSYVLGGRAMQIIREENQLSDYLLGTLPELVPGDVKARYPNDKTGQINTVLGKNPLLFDRYLSDATEIDVDCLCDGKDTFIVGIMEHIEEAGIHSGDSACSLPPHSLDDKMIEELERQTRELALGLDVVGLMNVQYAIKDGEIYVLEVNPRASRTVPFVAKVVGTPVAKIAARIMAGEKLADFKLKKANFDHVGVKESVFPFARFPGVDTVLGPEMRSTGEVMGIDRSFAVAFAKSQLGGGTRVPRKGTVFVSVRESDKTRITEAVRELHSLGFKVLATSGTARFLTDQGIPTEKVNKVLEGRPHIVDAITNGEVQLVFNTTEGPQALADSRSLRRAALLHKVPYYTTLSGAVAAAQGIRAYLGGDLEVRTLQSYFSET